In Acaryochloris marina S15, a single genomic region encodes these proteins:
- the plsX gene encoding phosphate acyltransferase PlsX — translation MGATRARIAIDAMGGDHAPDEIVAGALRAQAELDADVLLVGDPDRLEASIKSHSDSVPVEIIPSEGLIEMNEEPISALRRKRKASINVAMDLVKKKKADAVVSAGHSGAAMAAALLRLGRIPGIDRPAIGGVFPTIIAGKPVLVLDVGANVDCRPAFLDQFATMGTIYSEYVLGTEAPKVGLLNIGEESCKGNEVSVQTYQLLEQNPHVDFIGNAEGRDVLSGQFDVIVCDGFTGNVLLKFAEAVGEVALQILREELPRGIHGKVGTGILKPNLRRIKQRMDHAEHGGGLLLGVAGVSIISHGSSQAPSIFNAIRLAKEAADNQVSQRIQSCYQQTVTAASNGE, via the coding sequence ATGGGAGCCACTCGCGCACGTATTGCCATTGACGCCATGGGGGGCGACCATGCCCCAGATGAGATTGTTGCTGGTGCCTTAAGAGCCCAAGCAGAACTGGATGCAGATGTTTTACTCGTCGGTGATCCTGACCGCCTTGAAGCTTCAATCAAAAGCCATTCTGATTCCGTCCCCGTTGAAATCATCCCTTCGGAAGGGTTGATCGAGATGAATGAAGAGCCCATCAGTGCTCTTCGTCGTAAGCGCAAAGCCTCGATCAACGTAGCGATGGATTTAGTCAAAAAGAAAAAGGCTGATGCTGTTGTTTCTGCAGGCCATTCTGGAGCCGCAATGGCTGCCGCCTTGCTTCGCCTCGGTCGAATCCCAGGGATTGATCGACCTGCTATTGGCGGTGTTTTCCCCACCATTATTGCTGGGAAGCCCGTGTTGGTGCTTGATGTCGGGGCCAATGTAGATTGTCGCCCTGCCTTCCTCGATCAGTTTGCCACCATGGGCACCATCTATAGCGAGTATGTTTTAGGGACAGAAGCGCCCAAAGTCGGATTACTTAATATTGGTGAGGAATCCTGTAAGGGCAATGAGGTGTCTGTTCAAACCTATCAATTGTTAGAACAGAATCCCCACGTTGACTTTATTGGCAATGCTGAGGGGCGAGATGTGCTCTCAGGCCAGTTTGATGTCATTGTTTGTGATGGCTTTACGGGAAATGTATTACTTAAGTTTGCAGAAGCCGTTGGCGAAGTTGCCCTCCAGATTTTGCGAGAAGAGCTTCCTAGAGGGATTCACGGCAAGGTGGGGACAGGCATCTTAAAACCCAATTTGCGTCGGATTAAACAGCGGATGGACCATGCTGAGCATGGTGGAGGATTACTCTTAGGGGTTGCTGGTGTCTCTATCATTAGTCACGGCAGTTCCCAAGCTCCTTCCATCTTTAATGCCATTCGGTTGGCAAAAGAAGCTGCGGATAATCAGGTATCCCAGCGTATTCAGTCTTGTTATCAACAGACGGTGACAGCCGCCTCCAATGGAGAATAA
- a CDS encoding DUF445 domain-containing protein, which translates to MCIDEAKGLDWSTLGVVIVPPIAGGIIGYFTNDLAISMLFKPYRAIKIGNRRLPFTPGLIPRNQERLAQKVSDAIMTSLLTPDELQAIAQRLLQTERVQGAIFWLLQLALEQVKSDTGQRTAQILANILRDFADQSLPRIIVALARREDFLQDQLDQVFDQVLLDLQLTDDQAQQLANWVINVVVPPDTLRLLLIDFLTDRNIAILDRDLRTKTSGTYWLVANVMGVQSGLVKLRTFCIEEKLACNAIVSELLTSLGIRQRFVEWLASLSLQNLPVRTVRQLRQQFRESVRGYTQNKGISVLQNLGTSVDWNETAMLIVTRLQTSEVVTTSLKDISEDLALILERYLERDLEMIVIKALPILNLDQVIIDRVNHTAPEDLEAAIQGIVKTELRAIVILGGVLGIVIGLLQSLILLFS; encoded by the coding sequence TTGTGCATTGATGAGGCAAAAGGATTGGACTGGTCTACCCTTGGCGTTGTAATCGTGCCACCCATCGCAGGTGGCATCATTGGCTATTTCACCAATGACCTCGCCATTTCCATGTTATTTAAGCCCTATCGAGCCATCAAGATAGGCAATCGTCGGCTCCCTTTTACTCCAGGGCTGATTCCTCGCAACCAGGAACGGTTAGCCCAAAAGGTGTCTGACGCGATCATGACCTCCTTGCTAACCCCTGACGAGCTACAAGCCATTGCCCAACGATTGCTGCAGACTGAACGGGTACAAGGCGCTATTTTCTGGTTACTACAACTGGCCCTAGAGCAGGTCAAGTCTGATACCGGTCAAAGAACCGCCCAAATTTTAGCCAACATCCTCAGGGACTTTGCCGATCAATCCTTACCTCGCATCATTGTGGCCCTAGCCCGTCGCGAGGATTTTCTCCAAGACCAACTCGACCAAGTGTTCGATCAGGTACTCCTGGATTTACAGCTCACAGATGATCAGGCCCAACAGCTCGCCAATTGGGTTATTAATGTTGTGGTACCACCTGATACCCTGCGACTACTGCTGATCGACTTCCTGACCGATCGAAATATTGCCATTTTAGATCGCGATCTACGCACCAAAACCAGTGGCACCTATTGGTTAGTCGCGAATGTAATGGGGGTCCAAAGTGGCTTAGTGAAGTTACGGACCTTTTGTATCGAAGAGAAATTGGCCTGCAACGCAATCGTGTCAGAATTGCTGACATCCCTGGGGATTCGACAACGTTTTGTCGAATGGTTAGCCAGTTTATCATTGCAAAATCTGCCCGTTCGAACCGTGCGACAGCTTCGACAACAATTCCGCGAAAGTGTTCGAGGATATACCCAAAATAAAGGAATTTCCGTTCTACAAAACCTGGGGACGTCCGTAGATTGGAATGAAACCGCCATGCTCATTGTCACGCGCCTGCAAACTTCTGAGGTCGTTACCACGTCCCTCAAAGACATCAGTGAGGATTTAGCCCTCATCTTGGAGCGATACTTAGAGCGTGATTTAGAAATGATTGTGATAAAGGCCCTGCCCATCTTAAATCTCGACCAGGTGATCATCGATCGTGTCAATCACACTGCTCCAGAAGATTTAGAGGCCGCCATTCAGGGCATCGTTAAAACAGAATTACGAGCTATCGTAATTCTGGGAGGGGTTCTGGGGATTGTCATCGGATTATTGCAGTCCTTAATTCTGTTATTTTCCTGA
- a CDS encoding ABC transporter ATP-binding protein, translated as MNSEPKVIPTSSNPASSEQTEQQPIIQTFSLQKTYRTGFWMNKTVTSLQQCSVQVMPGETFGLLGPNGAGKTTLLKILLGLAKPSAGRGFLLGKPLGDRSAKQYIGYLPENAYFYDYLTGWEFLKYAAGLFQIPEKVQKRRIPELLDMVGLDRKTAKKKQMRRYSKGMLQRVGMAQALINDPKLVFLDEPMSGLDPMGRYQMREIILSLKEQGKTVFFNSHVLSDVEIICDRVAILALGELICEGTLEQLLGANTQHYQVKGRGGSPKVLSEFLIDFEMQAEQWHGQLQGDPQTFISKLGSMGGTLIEMKLMRQSLEEFFIKQLRQRGIQKSR; from the coding sequence ATGAATTCCGAACCTAAAGTTATACCTACATCCAGCAATCCTGCATCATCTGAGCAGACCGAACAGCAACCCATCATCCAAACCTTCAGTTTACAGAAGACCTATCGAACTGGATTCTGGATGAACAAAACGGTCACCTCCCTGCAACAATGTAGTGTTCAGGTCATGCCGGGTGAAACGTTTGGTCTACTGGGACCCAATGGTGCTGGGAAAACCACCTTATTAAAGATCCTCTTGGGTCTTGCTAAACCCTCTGCAGGCAGAGGATTTCTATTGGGCAAGCCTTTAGGCGATCGGTCAGCCAAGCAGTATATCGGCTATTTACCCGAAAACGCTTACTTCTACGACTACTTAACAGGGTGGGAATTTCTCAAATATGCAGCGGGTCTTTTCCAAATCCCTGAAAAAGTCCAAAAACGACGTATCCCAGAACTATTAGACATGGTGGGATTAGATCGTAAAACGGCTAAGAAAAAACAAATGCGACGCTATTCCAAGGGGATGCTGCAACGGGTCGGCATGGCTCAAGCGTTGATCAATGATCCGAAACTCGTATTTTTAGATGAGCCCATGTCAGGTCTCGATCCCATGGGCCGGTACCAAATGCGGGAAATTATTCTATCCCTAAAAGAGCAAGGCAAGACCGTATTCTTCAATAGCCATGTCCTGTCCGATGTGGAAATAATTTGCGATCGCGTCGCCATACTGGCTTTAGGAGAACTGATCTGCGAAGGTACTCTGGAACAACTTTTAGGTGCAAACACCCAACATTACCAAGTAAAAGGGAGAGGGGGCAGCCCAAAAGTCCTCTCAGAATTTCTGATAGATTTCGAGATGCAAGCCGAGCAATGGCACGGCCAGCTTCAAGGCGATCCACAAACCTTTATATCCAAGCTAGGAAGTATGGGGGGCACCTTGATTGAGATGAAACTCATGCGGCAGTCTTTAGAAGAATTCTTTATTAAACAACTCCGACAGCGAGGCATTCAAAAGAGCCGCTAA
- a CDS encoding Stp1/IreP family PP2C-type Ser/Thr phosphatase, which translates to MKRLFAGLSDQGLVRKANQDSYRIDEPEGRFFIVADGMGGHAGGEEASRIAAETIQKFLVENWQDQLNPPDLLKKALLKANQDIIQNQKDFPARADMGTTVVVVLFPTQGQPWCAHIGDSRLYRWRGSQLAQITEDHTWISQAVKSGLLTKDQARTHPWRHVLAQCLGREELDEIGIQQLDVKSGDQLLLCSDGLTEELADEQISPFFEAKHPCETVAGALVEAAKDEGGQDNITVVLVALGEGEEEESSSWSDTPVMDDDPTGDLNEA; encoded by the coding sequence ATGAAACGTCTGTTTGCAGGCCTTAGTGATCAAGGGTTAGTCCGTAAGGCGAACCAGGACTCTTACCGGATTGATGAGCCCGAAGGCCGATTTTTTATCGTGGCGGATGGGATGGGGGGCCATGCGGGTGGCGAAGAAGCGAGCCGGATTGCCGCTGAAACCATTCAGAAGTTTTTGGTGGAAAATTGGCAAGACCAGCTTAATCCACCTGATCTATTGAAAAAAGCGCTACTGAAAGCCAATCAAGATATTATCCAGAATCAAAAAGACTTCCCTGCACGGGCGGATATGGGAACTACCGTTGTAGTGGTTTTATTCCCTACCCAAGGACAACCTTGGTGCGCTCATATTGGTGATTCACGGTTGTACCGATGGAGAGGATCCCAGTTAGCCCAGATCACAGAAGATCATACCTGGATTTCTCAAGCCGTTAAATCTGGTTTGTTGACAAAAGATCAGGCTCGAACCCATCCTTGGCGCCATGTTCTAGCTCAGTGCTTGGGACGTGAAGAGCTAGATGAAATTGGCATCCAACAGCTGGATGTCAAGTCTGGTGATCAGTTGTTGCTTTGTAGTGATGGCTTAACAGAAGAGCTAGCAGATGAGCAAATTTCTCCTTTCTTTGAGGCTAAGCATCCCTGCGAGACGGTTGCAGGTGCTTTAGTCGAAGCGGCGAAAGACGAAGGTGGGCAAGACAATATTACAGTGGTGCTCGTTGCCCTGGGTGAAGGCGAAGAAGAAGAAAGTTCGAGTTGGTCTGATACGCCTGTTATGGACGATGATCCTACCGGTGATCTCAACGAAGCTTAG
- a CDS encoding AarF/ABC1/UbiB kinase family protein codes for MPVSVSSSELTFPKQNPKAYRWNRESYSRQRRFLDIWTFVLQLLSSRWWLSKSWSYPGGMTEDKRATRRRKQAAWIRETLLDLGPTFIKVGQLFSTRADLFPAEYVEELSKLQDRVPAFSYEIVERIIEKDFGRTIPELFCSFDPVPLAAASLGQVHRAQLQSGEEVVAKIQRPGLKKLFDIDLRILKGIAHYFQNHPKWGPGRDWLGIYEECCKILYEEIDYLNEGRNADQFRRNFRDQEWVYVPRVFWRYATPRVLTLEYVPGLKISNYDAIDAAGIDRKRIAQLSAKAYLYQLLTDGFFHADPHPGNLAVSSDGKLIFYDFGMMGQITTLTREKLLKTFFGFAQKDANKVIASLIDLGALLPVDDMGPIRRSIQYMLDNFMGQPFDKQSVAQIGDDLFEIAYDQPFRFPATFTFVMRAFSTLEGVGRGLDPTFNFMEVAEPFAAELMANGGFSNNQNGDLLGELGRQAAQVSNTALGLPRRMEDTLDKLEQGDLRMRVRSVETDRILRRLNLTHMGTNYALLIGTFTLSATILLVNKYVWLAAVAALAATIAAIVFLRLLLRMKRYDSFERML; via the coding sequence GTGCCTGTGTCAGTTTCATCCTCTGAGTTGACTTTCCCAAAACAAAATCCCAAAGCCTATCGCTGGAATCGAGAGAGCTATTCTCGCCAACGTCGTTTCCTGGATATTTGGACCTTTGTGTTGCAGCTGCTGAGCTCTCGGTGGTGGTTGAGTAAGTCTTGGAGTTATCCGGGAGGGATGACGGAAGACAAACGAGCGACTCGACGGCGAAAACAGGCGGCCTGGATTCGGGAAACCTTACTTGATCTGGGCCCAACCTTTATTAAGGTTGGGCAGTTGTTCTCAACTCGTGCAGATTTATTCCCAGCGGAGTATGTAGAAGAGCTATCCAAGCTCCAGGATCGTGTGCCTGCCTTCAGCTACGAGATTGTAGAACGAATTATTGAGAAGGATTTTGGCCGTACCATTCCAGAGTTGTTTTGCAGTTTTGATCCAGTTCCTCTAGCTGCGGCTAGCTTAGGTCAAGTGCACCGTGCCCAACTGCAGTCAGGGGAAGAGGTTGTCGCCAAGATCCAGCGCCCTGGACTCAAAAAGCTGTTTGACATAGACCTGAGAATTTTAAAAGGCATTGCCCATTATTTTCAAAATCACCCTAAATGGGGGCCTGGAAGAGACTGGCTAGGCATTTATGAAGAATGTTGCAAAATCCTCTATGAAGAAATTGACTATTTAAACGAAGGCCGCAATGCGGATCAGTTTCGGCGCAATTTCCGGGATCAAGAATGGGTCTATGTGCCCCGAGTCTTTTGGCGATATGCAACGCCACGAGTGCTAACCCTGGAGTATGTCCCAGGTCTTAAGATTAGTAATTATGATGCCATTGACGCTGCAGGTATCGATCGAAAGCGCATTGCTCAGCTCAGTGCAAAAGCCTATCTGTATCAGCTATTAACGGATGGATTTTTCCATGCAGACCCCCATCCTGGCAACTTAGCTGTGAGTTCAGATGGAAAGCTAATCTTCTATGATTTCGGCATGATGGGCCAGATTACGACGTTAACTCGAGAGAAGCTGTTGAAGACGTTTTTCGGGTTTGCTCAAAAAGATGCGAATAAAGTGATTGCCTCTTTGATCGATTTGGGGGCACTATTACCTGTAGATGATATGGGTCCGATCCGGCGCTCGATCCAATATATGTTGGATAATTTTATGGGGCAGCCGTTTGATAAACAGTCTGTTGCTCAAATTGGCGATGATCTATTTGAAATTGCCTATGATCAACCCTTTCGTTTCCCCGCAACGTTTACATTTGTCATGCGAGCCTTTTCTACTCTAGAAGGAGTGGGGCGGGGGCTAGATCCCACGTTTAACTTTATGGAGGTTGCAGAACCCTTTGCAGCAGAACTTATGGCCAACGGTGGATTTTCAAATAATCAAAACGGTGATCTGTTGGGAGAGTTGGGGCGGCAGGCTGCCCAGGTCAGCAATACCGCCCTGGGTTTACCCCGACGGATGGAAGATACCCTGGATAAGTTAGAACAGGGTGACCTCCGTATGCGGGTACGTTCGGTGGAAACAGACCGGATCTTGCGGCGACTTAATTTAACCCATATGGGCACAAACTATGCCCTGCTCATCGGTACGTTTACGCTCTCCGCAACGATTTTGCTGGTTAATAAGTATGTGTGGCTCGCAGCGGTCGCAGCACTCGCTGCCACCATAGCCGCTATTGTCTTCCTGCGGCTTCTATTAAGAATGAAACGTTATGACAGTTTTGAACGAATGTTGTAG
- a CDS encoding DUF6825 family protein codes for MTNPLIRAFFLGRATAEVLYEELEHQLTDTLSNVGKFDAEQREKIRHFTDQVMERADSEAARNPQSYSSASSTANSDDLQETIDELRAEIAQLRSALQNYRSHSG; via the coding sequence ATGACCAACCCTCTAATCCGCGCATTTTTCTTGGGTAGAGCTACTGCTGAAGTTTTATATGAAGAGCTAGAGCATCAATTGACAGATACCCTCAGCAATGTGGGTAAGTTTGATGCTGAGCAACGGGAAAAAATCCGCCATTTTACCGACCAGGTCATGGAGAGAGCTGACTCAGAAGCAGCCCGCAATCCCCAAAGCTACTCGTCGGCTTCCAGTACTGCTAATTCTGATGATTTACAAGAAACGATTGATGAGTTGCGGGCAGAAATTGCCCAACTTCGTTCAGCTCTGCAAAACTACCGCAGCCATTCTGGTTAG
- the clpS gene encoding ATP-dependent Clp protease adapter ClpS codes for MSVETLEKRSTSRKLAPKYRVLLHNDDFNPMEHVVQVLTQTIPNLTQPQAVSVMMEAHTNGIALVITCAFEHAEFYCETLKMHGLTSTIEPDE; via the coding sequence ATGTCTGTTGAAACACTTGAAAAACGCTCTACAAGCCGAAAACTGGCACCAAAGTACCGTGTTTTGCTCCACAACGATGATTTCAACCCGATGGAACATGTCGTCCAAGTGTTAACACAAACCATCCCCAATTTGACCCAACCCCAAGCGGTCAGTGTGATGATGGAAGCTCATACCAATGGAATTGCCCTCGTCATCACTTGCGCCTTCGAGCATGCGGAGTTCTACTGTGAAACCCTTAAAATGCATGGCTTAACAAGCACCATAGAACCTGACGAGTAA